One stretch of Leadbetterella byssophila DSM 17132 DNA includes these proteins:
- a CDS encoding tetratricopeptide repeat-containing sensor histidine kinase — protein sequence MNWTLKGSLTLFVLLTIPPLKAQTSLQDSSKVYWYIELGDQKNAKNAIDSAEYYYQMAGDLAEKIGFDKGYLEFTGHYTGFLYRQARYQDALKVAERQLVVGQRSKDLTRTANAYNNMALQYQAMGNMQEAAKSLMKALDISHRSKDQVNQQKYYTNLGSLFIDLKDYKKAVRYAGKGHELAVSLKDTFKIGRSLINLMVAEILDEQLDQAEKHAKEAVLIGEKYQSNDLIMSAYCNLGDIYLRKKDYKTGLETLLRALPLLPNSPPDYQAYVYQGIANAYKYLGQYHEANQYFSKALNPGNEYLPRAEYSALLLSGSEIKEALGDYKDALNLRKQYELLNDSLLNENTQKNLHDLEIQYQTAEKELKLAQQQLEIDRRNKWIIYASSLVAVLIGLLIFSQKINRQKRKTMETLHRSNLLEAQLAGEEEERSRTARELHDGVASILSAAKLHLQPSTPIYSLVDHALQEVRNISHNMAAEVVGSEGLSYAVREFCQRVSHPLLNIEYIQVGELPKMNKGDELLLYRSIQEAVTNIVKHAQASEALVQIASDGTRMTVSIEDNGVGFDPDQLKKPGIGLKSLASRIHLLDGTYEVVSAPGNSTSVYIECSFEKDNIPA from the coding sequence ATGAATTGGACCCTAAAAGGATCCCTAACCCTATTCGTACTATTGACCATACCCCCATTGAAGGCCCAAACCTCCCTTCAAGACAGTAGTAAAGTGTACTGGTATATAGAATTGGGCGATCAAAAGAATGCAAAAAATGCCATTGACTCTGCTGAGTATTATTACCAAATGGCCGGTGATTTGGCAGAAAAAATAGGTTTCGACAAAGGCTATCTGGAGTTTACCGGACATTATACCGGCTTTTTGTACCGTCAGGCAAGGTATCAAGATGCACTGAAGGTTGCGGAAAGGCAATTGGTAGTGGGCCAAAGATCTAAAGACCTAACCCGAACGGCCAATGCTTACAACAATATGGCCCTCCAATATCAAGCCATGGGCAATATGCAGGAAGCTGCAAAAAGCCTCATGAAAGCCTTGGATATTTCTCATAGGTCAAAGGATCAGGTCAATCAGCAAAAGTACTACACCAATTTAGGTTCCCTCTTTATTGATCTAAAAGACTATAAAAAGGCCGTTCGCTATGCAGGTAAGGGCCATGAACTCGCCGTAAGTCTGAAAGATACCTTCAAAATAGGCAGGAGCTTGATAAATCTGATGGTGGCAGAGATCCTGGACGAGCAGTTAGATCAAGCAGAAAAACATGCAAAAGAAGCTGTCCTTATCGGAGAAAAATACCAAAGTAATGACTTGATCATGTCTGCGTATTGTAATCTGGGAGATATTTATCTCCGTAAGAAAGATTACAAGACCGGCCTTGAAACGCTTTTAAGAGCACTTCCTCTTCTCCCTAACAGTCCTCCGGACTATCAAGCTTACGTATATCAGGGAATAGCAAATGCCTACAAGTACTTAGGTCAATACCATGAAGCCAACCAATATTTTTCCAAAGCCCTAAATCCGGGAAACGAGTACTTACCCCGGGCGGAATATTCTGCACTACTCTTATCAGGTTCAGAGATCAAAGAAGCCCTTGGAGACTATAAAGACGCATTAAACCTCAGAAAGCAATATGAGCTCCTGAACGACTCTCTTCTCAATGAAAACACCCAAAAAAACCTCCACGATCTGGAAATTCAATACCAAACGGCCGAAAAAGAGCTGAAACTTGCTCAGCAACAATTGGAGATTGACCGGAGAAATAAATGGATCATCTATGCTTCCAGCTTAGTAGCGGTACTCATTGGGTTATTGATCTTTAGCCAAAAAATAAACAGACAAAAGCGGAAAACCATGGAGACCCTACACCGTTCTAATTTGCTTGAAGCGCAATTAGCCGGCGAAGAAGAAGAACGTTCCCGTACAGCCAGAGAGCTTCATGACGGTGTGGCCAGCATTTTGTCTGCTGCTAAACTCCATCTTCAACCTAGTACTCCTATTTATTCACTGGTAGACCATGCCCTTCAAGAAGTCAGAAACATTTCACATAATATGGCTGCAGAAGTAGTAGGTTCAGAAGGTTTAAGCTATGCTGTCCGAGAGTTTTGCCAAAGAGTTTCCCACCCTTTACTGAATATTGAATATATTCAGGTAGGTGAACTTCCCAAAATGAATAAAGGGGACGAATTACTGCTATACAGAAGCATTCAGGAAGCCGTTACTAATATTGTTAAACACGCGCAAGCTTCCGAAGCTTTAGTACAAATAGCCTCTGATGGTACAAGAATGACGGTCTCCATTGAAGATAACGGTGTAGGTTTTGATCCGGACCAACTGAAAAAGCCCGGTATCGGACTGAAGAGCTTAGCGTCCAGAATTCATTTGTTGGATGGAACTTACGAAGTGGTTTCTGCTCCCGGAAATAGCACTTCGGTTTATATTGAATGCAGTTTTGAAAAAGATAATATCCCAGCATGA
- a CDS encoding response regulator codes for MIKVGIVDDHDLILHGLSHMLSHQNLCTVVFQASSGEDTYNKLQEIPIDVLLLDIELPDTNGVELCGKLLKSYPTLKIIALTNHDETMWVRKMLRAGALGYLLKGTDKGNLLQAISTVFEGQQFLDPQVQNAILQQTLSGRKNSIEVKLTKRETEILALIANEYSNQEIADKLFLSIRTVEAHRNSLNQKLDIKNTAGLVKEALLRGLIS; via the coding sequence ATGATTAAAGTAGGAATTGTAGACGACCATGATTTGATCCTCCATGGCTTGTCGCATATGCTAAGCCACCAAAACCTCTGCACTGTAGTCTTCCAAGCCAGTTCAGGAGAGGATACGTACAATAAGCTCCAAGAAATCCCTATTGATGTCTTACTCTTAGACATAGAATTACCGGACACGAATGGGGTGGAACTATGCGGGAAATTGCTAAAATCTTATCCCACCTTAAAGATCATCGCCTTAACCAATCACGATGAAACCATGTGGGTAAGGAAAATGCTTAGAGCAGGTGCATTAGGATACTTGCTGAAAGGTACAGATAAGGGAAACCTACTTCAAGCTATCTCTACAGTGTTTGAGGGCCAACAATTCCTGGATCCACAAGTACAAAATGCCATTCTCCAACAAACACTCAGCGGTAGAAAAAACTCCATAGAAGTAAAACTAACGAAGAGAGAAACAGAAATCCTGGCCTTAATAGCCAATGAATATTCTAATCAAGAAATAGCCGACAAACTCTTCCTCAGCATTAGAACGGTCGAAGCTCACAGAAATAGCCTCAACCAAAAACTGGACATCAAAAATACCGCAGGATTAGTTAAGGAAGCGCTTTTGAGGGGACTGATTAGTTAA